The Mycoplasmopsis gallinacea genome includes a window with the following:
- a CDS encoding type I restriction-modification system subunit M, producing the protein MDNKKELERNELHTSIWKIADELRGSVDGWDFKNYVLGAMFYRFLSEKMVREFSNRQAEAGDSDFDYEKYQGQIPEKAKNEIAREIGFFIDSKDLFANVVKNAEYDENLNETLKRIFDSIEQSSRGKDSEDDFKGLFQDFDVNNNKLGDTVPKRNNILVKLLKGIQSMNLGNLKDNSIDVFGDAYEYLMGMYASNAGKSGGEYFTPQEVSNLLVKLAIGDKKQVKNVYDMCAGSGSLLLQAVKILGAKNITSGVFGQEINVTTFNLCRMNMFLHDMDFDKFHIYCDDTLTHPKEWNTFFDVIVSNPPYSISWNDKNDKTLINDPRFTGPGVLAPRSKADWAFVLHALNNLSSEGVASIVCFPGIMYRGGTEQKIRKYLIDNNFVDSIIQLPDNLFFGTGIATCILVLKKNRKDTDVTFIDASSFFVKKSKKNKLTDENIAHILDLYNKRKDLQNFVKIASYDQIRDNDYNLSVNSYVEKEDTKEAIDIKKLNAELKEIVARQVVLRSEIDKIIAELEGEE; encoded by the coding sequence ATGGATAACAAAAAAGAATTAGAAAGAAATGAATTACATACAAGCATTTGAAAAATAGCTGATGAGCTTAGAGGAAGTGTAGATGGATGAGACTTTAAAAACTACGTGCTTGGTGCAATGTTTTACCGTTTCCTTTCTGAAAAAATGGTCAGAGAATTCAGCAATAGACAAGCTGAAGCTGGTGATTCAGATTTTGATTATGAAAAATATCAAGGTCAAATTCCTGAAAAAGCTAAAAATGAAATAGCAAGAGAAATAGGGTTTTTCATTGATAGCAAAGACCTTTTTGCTAATGTTGTTAAAAACGCAGAATATGACGAAAATTTAAACGAAACTTTAAAAAGAATTTTCGATTCAATTGAACAATCATCAAGAGGGAAAGATAGTGAAGATGATTTCAAAGGTCTTTTCCAAGATTTTGACGTAAATAACAACAAATTAGGTGATACAGTTCCTAAAAGAAATAATATCCTTGTGAAGCTTTTAAAAGGGATTCAAAGCATGAACCTTGGAAACTTAAAAGATAATTCAATTGATGTTTTTGGTGATGCTTACGAATATTTAATGGGTATGTATGCATCAAATGCAGGTAAGAGTGGTGGTGAATACTTTACACCTCAAGAAGTAAGTAACTTGCTTGTTAAATTAGCAATTGGAGATAAAAAACAAGTTAAAAATGTTTATGATATGTGTGCTGGTTCAGGTTCACTCCTTTTACAAGCAGTGAAGATTTTAGGAGCTAAAAATATCACAAGCGGTGTTTTTGGACAAGAAATTAACGTTACAACATTCAACCTTTGCAGAATGAATATGTTCCTTCACGATATGGATTTTGACAAGTTTCACATTTACTGTGACGATACTTTAACACATCCAAAAGAATGAAATACATTCTTTGATGTAATTGTTTCTAACCCTCCATATTCAATTAGTTGAAATGATAAAAATGATAAAACTTTAATTAATGACCCTCGTTTTACAGGTCCTGGGGTGCTTGCTCCAAGATCAAAAGCTGACTGAGCTTTTGTGCTTCATGCTTTAAACAACTTATCCTCAGAAGGAGTCGCTTCTATTGTTTGTTTTCCTGGAATTATGTACCGTGGTGGAACTGAGCAAAAAATTCGTAAATATTTAATTGACAATAACTTTGTAGATTCAATTATCCAACTTCCTGATAATTTATTCTTTGGAACAGGAATTGCAACTTGCATTTTAGTACTTAAAAAGAATAGAAAAGATACTGATGTCACATTCATTGACGCTTCAAGTTTCTTTGTTAAAAAATCTAAGAAAAACAAGCTTACAGATGAAAATATCGCACATATTTTAGATTTATACAACAAAAGAAAGGACTTACAAAACTTTGTTAAAATTGCTTCATATGACCAAATTAGAGATAATGATTACAATCTTTCTGTAAATTCATATGTTGAAAAAGAAGATACAAAAGAAGCTATTGATATTAAAAAACTTAACGCGGAACTTAAAGAAATTGTTGCTCGTCAAGTTGTTTTACGTAGCGAAATTGATAAAATCATTGCTGAACTTGAAGGTGAAGAATAA